The Streptomyces sp. P9-A4 genome contains a region encoding:
- a CDS encoding thiamine ABC transporter substrate-binding protein: protein MAAAALVAALGVTTLAACGTDDVRGAEGKTGAPAPKTVTLVSHDSFNASKEVLAAFTKQTGFTVKVLKSGDAGEAVNKEILTKGSPQGDVFFGVDNTLLSRALDNGIFVPYEAKGLDRVPAAYQLDKEHRVTPVDSGDICVNYDKKYFADKKLAPPVSFDDLAKPAYKDLLVVENPERSSPGLGFLLGTAAKYGDEGWQDYWKKLRDNGVKTVDSWELAYNQEFSGSAGGKQAKGDRPLVVSYASSPPVEVLYGEPQPKVAPTGVSTGTCFRQTEFAGLLNGAKNPEGGKALIDFLISKKFQEDMPLQMFVNPVAKDAALPELFTKHGVVVEKPETMAPEKIAEKRDAWIQQWSSLVLK, encoded by the coding sequence ATGGCCGCCGCCGCGCTCGTCGCGGCGCTGGGCGTCACCACCCTCGCCGCCTGCGGCACGGACGACGTCCGCGGCGCCGAGGGGAAGACCGGTGCACCGGCGCCGAAGACCGTGACGCTGGTGAGCCACGACTCGTTCAACGCCTCCAAGGAGGTGCTGGCGGCGTTCACGAAGCAGACCGGTTTCACCGTCAAGGTCCTCAAGAGCGGGGACGCGGGCGAGGCCGTCAACAAGGAGATCCTGACCAAGGGCTCCCCGCAGGGCGATGTCTTCTTCGGTGTCGACAACACGCTGCTGTCCCGCGCCCTCGACAACGGGATCTTCGTCCCGTACGAGGCGAAGGGCCTGGACCGGGTCCCGGCGGCGTACCAGCTGGACAAGGAGCACCGGGTCACTCCGGTCGACTCCGGTGACATCTGCGTCAACTACGACAAGAAGTACTTCGCGGACAAGAAGCTGGCGCCGCCGGTGAGCTTCGACGATCTGGCGAAGCCGGCGTACAAGGACCTGCTCGTGGTCGAGAACCCGGAGCGGTCCTCTCCGGGGCTCGGGTTCCTGCTCGGTACGGCCGCGAAGTACGGCGACGAGGGCTGGCAGGACTACTGGAAGAAGCTCCGGGACAACGGTGTGAAGACCGTCGACAGCTGGGAGCTGGCGTACAACCAGGAGTTCTCCGGTTCGGCCGGAGGCAAGCAGGCCAAGGGCGACCGGCCGCTCGTCGTGTCGTACGCCTCCAGCCCGCCGGTCGAGGTGCTGTACGGCGAGCCGCAGCCGAAGGTGGCGCCCACCGGGGTGTCCACGGGGACCTGCTTCCGGCAGACCGAGTTCGCGGGGCTACTGAACGGGGCGAAGAACCCCGAGGGCGGCAAGGCGCTGATCGACTTCCTGATCTCGAAGAAGTTCCAGGAGGACATGCCGCTCCAGATGTTCGTCAACCCGGTGGCGAAGGACGCGGCCCTGCCGGAGCTGTTCACGAAGCACGGTGTGGTCGTCGAGAAGCCGGAGACCATGGCGCCGGAGAAGATCGCCGAGAAGCGTGACGCGTGGATCCAGCAGTGGTCGTCGCTCGTTCTGAAGTAG
- the pyrH gene encoding UMP kinase: MNQGAVQGDDNNDKQAGRYMLKLSGEAFSGGTGLGVDPNVVHAIAREIAAVVRDGAEIAIVIGGGNFFRGAELQQRGMDRARSDYMGMLGTVMNCLALQDFLEKEGIDSRVQTAITMGQVAEPYIPLRAVRHLEKGRVVIFGAGMGMPYFSTDTTAAQRALEIDAEALLMGKNGVDGVYDSDPKANPDAVKFDALEYGEVLSRDLKVADATAITLCRDNNLPILVFELLTEGNIARAVKGEKIGTLVSDQGTRA; the protein is encoded by the coding sequence ATGAACCAGGGCGCCGTACAGGGCGACGACAACAACGACAAGCAGGCCGGCCGCTACATGCTGAAGCTGTCCGGAGAAGCCTTCTCCGGCGGTACCGGCCTGGGCGTCGACCCCAACGTCGTGCACGCCATCGCGCGGGAGATCGCGGCCGTCGTCCGCGATGGCGCGGAGATCGCGATCGTGATCGGCGGCGGCAACTTCTTCCGGGGCGCCGAGCTCCAGCAGCGCGGCATGGACCGGGCACGCTCCGACTACATGGGCATGCTCGGCACCGTGATGAACTGCCTCGCCCTCCAGGACTTCCTGGAGAAGGAAGGCATCGACTCCCGCGTCCAGACCGCCATCACCATGGGCCAGGTCGCCGAGCCGTACATCCCGCTGCGCGCCGTGCGCCACCTGGAGAAGGGCCGCGTGGTCATCTTCGGTGCGGGCATGGGCATGCCGTACTTCTCCACGGACACCACCGCTGCCCAGCGCGCCCTGGAGATCGACGCGGAGGCCCTGCTGATGGGCAAGAACGGCGTGGACGGCGTCTACGACTCCGACCCGAAGGCCAACCCCGACGCGGTCAAGTTCGACGCGCTCGAGTACGGCGAGGTGCTCTCCCGCGACCTCAAGGTCGCCGACGCGACGGCCATCACCCTGTGCCGGGACAACAACCTCCCGATCCTCGTCTTCGAACTGCTCACCGAGGGCAATATCGCTCGCGCGGTGAAGGGTGAGAAGATCGGCACGCTCGTGAGCGACCAGGGCACCCGGGCCTGA
- a CDS encoding ABC transporter ATP-binding protein → MAPPDNDVLWARSLHCALGGSDALSGVSLGVREGEILAVVGPRGSGKTTLLRCLSGQLVAQQGEVWFNSGPVHTLGPAQRERLRRDRFGWIAPEPGLVPELTGWENTALPLLLRGISHRAAKTTALEWLERLDIGACARKRPHALSHPQRQRIAIARALITTPTVLFADEPTATLHRAEGAQVLRTLTAAARSHGITVILATHEGEVAALADRTVALLDGRRVAAVPPASGAEGVAACSLSV, encoded by the coding sequence ATGGCACCACCGGACAACGACGTGCTCTGGGCGCGTTCCCTGCACTGCGCCCTGGGCGGTTCGGACGCGCTCAGCGGCGTCTCCCTCGGCGTCCGCGAAGGCGAGATCCTCGCCGTCGTCGGACCACGGGGAAGCGGCAAGACCACACTCCTGCGCTGCCTGTCCGGCCAGCTCGTCGCCCAGCAGGGCGAGGTCTGGTTCAACAGCGGCCCCGTCCACACCCTGGGCCCCGCCCAGCGCGAACGGCTCCGCCGCGACCGCTTCGGCTGGATCGCCCCCGAACCGGGCCTCGTCCCCGAACTCACCGGCTGGGAGAACACCGCCCTGCCGCTGCTCCTCCGCGGGATCTCCCACCGGGCCGCGAAGACCACCGCCCTGGAATGGCTGGAGCGCCTCGACATCGGCGCCTGCGCCCGCAAACGCCCGCACGCCCTCAGCCACCCCCAGCGCCAGCGGATCGCCATCGCCCGCGCCCTCATCACCACCCCCACGGTGCTGTTCGCCGACGAACCCACCGCCACCCTGCACCGCGCCGAAGGCGCCCAGGTCCTGCGCACCCTGACGGCCGCCGCCCGCTCCCACGGCATCACCGTGATCCTCGCCACCCACGAAGGCGAGGTCGCGGCGCTCGCCGACCGCACGGTCGCACTCCTCGACGGCCGCCGGGTCGCCGCCGTACCCCCGGCGTCAGGGGCGGAGGGCGTCGCCGCGTGCTCGCTCTCCGTCTAG
- the rlmN gene encoding 23S rRNA (adenine(2503)-C(2))-methyltransferase RlmN encodes MPKPGELTFVAPRGAKKPPRHLADLTPAERKEAVAAIGEKPFRAKQLSTHYFARYAHDPAEWTDIPAASREKLAGELLPDLMSVVRHISCDDDTTRKTLWRLHDGTLVESVLMRYPDRVTMCISSQAGCGMNCPFCATGQAGLDRNLSTAEIVHQIVDGMRSLRDGEVPGGPARLSNIVFMGMGEPLANYKRVVGSIRRLTDPEPDGLGLSQRGITVSTVGLVPAMLRFADEGFKCRLAVSLHAPDDELRDTLVPVNTRWKVREVLDAAWEYAEKSGRRISIEYALIRDINDQAWRGDLLGRLLKGKRVHVNLIPLNPTPGSKWTASRPEDEKAFVEAIARHGVPVTVRDTRGQEIDGACGQLAAAER; translated from the coding sequence ATGCCCAAGCCCGGAGAACTCACTTTCGTCGCCCCCCGCGGAGCCAAGAAGCCGCCGCGGCACCTGGCCGACCTCACGCCCGCCGAGCGGAAGGAAGCCGTCGCCGCGATCGGCGAGAAGCCCTTCCGCGCCAAGCAGCTGTCCACGCACTACTTCGCGCGGTACGCGCACGATCCCGCCGAGTGGACGGACATTCCGGCCGCCTCGCGGGAGAAGCTGGCCGGGGAGCTGCTGCCCGATCTGATGTCCGTGGTGCGGCACATCTCGTGCGACGACGACACCACCCGCAAGACGCTGTGGCGGCTGCACGACGGCACGCTCGTCGAGTCGGTGCTCATGCGCTACCCGGACCGGGTGACCATGTGCATCTCCTCGCAGGCGGGCTGCGGGATGAACTGCCCCTTCTGCGCGACCGGGCAGGCGGGGCTCGACCGGAACCTGTCGACCGCCGAGATCGTGCACCAGATCGTGGACGGCATGCGGTCGCTGCGGGACGGGGAGGTGCCCGGGGGACCGGCGCGGCTCTCCAACATCGTGTTCATGGGCATGGGGGAGCCGCTCGCGAACTACAAGCGGGTCGTCGGATCGATCCGTCGGCTCACCGACCCCGAGCCGGACGGTCTGGGTCTGTCGCAGCGCGGCATCACCGTGTCCACGGTGGGTCTCGTGCCCGCGATGCTGCGGTTCGCCGACGAGGGCTTCAAGTGCCGCCTCGCGGTCTCGCTGCACGCCCCGGACGACGAGCTGCGCGACACCCTGGTGCCGGTCAACACGCGCTGGAAGGTGCGTGAGGTCCTCGACGCCGCCTGGGAGTACGCGGAGAAGTCCGGGCGCCGGATCTCCATCGAGTACGCGCTCATCCGGGACATCAACGACCAGGCGTGGCGCGGTGACCTGCTCGGCCGGCTCCTCAAGGGCAAGCGGGTGCACGTCAACCTGATCCCGCTGAACCCGACGCCCGGTTCGAAGTGGACCGCGTCCCGTCCCGAGGACGAGAAGGCCTTCGTCGAGGCCATCGCGCGCCACGGTGTGCCGGTGACCGTGCGGGACACCCGAGGTCAGGAGATCGACGGTGCCTGTGGACAGCTGGCCGCCGCCGAACGCTGA
- a CDS encoding dihydrofolate reductase family protein codes for MGQLLRVQNFNVSSDGFGAGEGQSLERPFGHAEPGEMFSWAGATASWPMRTDPGGSRGLDDYLTRDYARNIGAEIMGRNKFGPQRGPWRDEEWQGWWGDKPPFRTPVFVLTHHPRPSFTLSDTTFHFVDADPATVLGMAREAAGGKDVRLGGGATTIREFLDAGLVDTLHVAVSPVKLGSGARLWESPDELLDRFHRDVVPSPGGKVTHHLFWRK; via the coding sequence ATGGGCCAATTGCTCAGAGTCCAGAACTTCAATGTCTCGTCCGATGGATTCGGTGCCGGTGAGGGCCAGAGTCTGGAGCGGCCGTTCGGTCATGCGGAGCCCGGGGAGATGTTCTCCTGGGCCGGGGCCACGGCGAGCTGGCCGATGCGGACCGACCCGGGCGGCAGCCGTGGCCTCGACGACTATCTGACGCGGGACTACGCGCGGAACATCGGCGCCGAGATCATGGGCCGCAACAAGTTCGGTCCCCAGCGCGGGCCCTGGCGCGACGAGGAGTGGCAGGGCTGGTGGGGCGACAAGCCGCCGTTCCGTACGCCGGTGTTCGTGCTGACCCACCACCCGCGGCCGTCGTTCACGCTCTCCGACACCACGTTCCACTTCGTGGACGCCGACCCCGCCACGGTCCTCGGGATGGCGCGGGAGGCGGCGGGGGGCAAGGACGTCCGGCTCGGGGGCGGGGCCACCACCATCCGGGAGTTCCTCGACGCCGGTCTCGTCGACACCCTGCATGTCGCGGTGTCGCCGGTGAAGCTCGGTTCCGGGGCGCGGCTGTGGGAGTCCCCGGACGAGCTGCTCGACCGCTTCCACCGCGATGTGGTGCCCAGCCCGGGCGGCAAGGTGACGCACCACCTGTTCTGGCGGAAGTGA
- the tsf gene encoding translation elongation factor Ts, with translation MANYTAADVKKLRELTGAGMMDCKKALDEADGNVDKAVEALRIKGQKGVAKREGRSAENGAVVSLIADDNTSGVLVELKCETDFVAKGDKFQAVAAQLAEHVAASAPADLEALLASEIEAGKTVQAFVDEANANLGEKIVLDRFAQYADGFVYAYMHRTMPDLPPQIGVLVEFDKADAAVAKGVAQHIAAFAPKYLTREDVPAEVVETERRVAEETTRAEGKPEAALPKIVEGRVNGFFKDATLLGQPYALDNKKSVQQILDEAGVTLKRFTRIKVGI, from the coding sequence ATGGCGAACTACACCGCCGCTGACGTCAAGAAGCTCCGCGAGCTCACCGGCGCCGGCATGATGGACTGCAAGAAGGCCCTCGACGAGGCCGACGGCAACGTCGACAAGGCCGTCGAGGCCCTGCGCATCAAGGGCCAGAAGGGCGTCGCCAAGCGCGAGGGCCGCTCCGCCGAGAACGGCGCCGTGGTCTCCCTCATCGCCGACGACAACACCTCCGGCGTCCTCGTCGAGCTGAAGTGCGAGACGGACTTCGTCGCCAAGGGTGACAAGTTCCAGGCCGTCGCCGCCCAGCTGGCCGAGCACGTCGCCGCCTCCGCCCCGGCCGACCTCGAGGCGCTGCTCGCCTCCGAGATCGAGGCCGGCAAGACCGTGCAGGCGTTCGTCGACGAGGCCAACGCCAACCTCGGCGAGAAGATCGTCCTGGACCGCTTCGCGCAGTACGCCGACGGCTTCGTCTACGCGTACATGCACCGCACGATGCCGGACCTCCCGCCGCAGATCGGTGTCCTCGTCGAGTTCGACAAGGCCGACGCCGCCGTCGCCAAGGGTGTCGCCCAGCACATCGCCGCCTTCGCGCCGAAGTACCTCACCCGTGAGGACGTCCCGGCCGAGGTCGTCGAGACCGAGCGTCGCGTCGCCGAGGAGACCACCCGCGCCGAGGGCAAGCCCGAGGCCGCGCTCCCGAAGATTGTCGAGGGTCGCGTGAACGGCTTCTTCAAGGACGCGACGCTGCTCGGTCAGCCGTACGCCCTTGACAACAAGAAGTCCGTCCAGCAGATCCTGGACGAGGCCGGTGTCACCCTGAAGCGCTTCACCCGCATCAAGGTCGGCATCTGA
- the frr gene encoding ribosome recycling factor: MIEETLLEAEEKMEKAVVVAKEDFAAIRTGRAHPAMFNKIVADYYGAITPINQLASFSVPEPRMAVVTPFDKSALRNIEQAIRDSDLGVNPSNDGNIIRVVFPELTEERRREYIKVAKSKAEDSKISIRSVRRKAKETIDKLVKDGEVGEDEGRRAEKELDDTTAKYVAQVDELLKHKEAELLEV; the protein is encoded by the coding sequence GTGATCGAAGAGACCCTCCTCGAGGCCGAGGAGAAGATGGAGAAGGCCGTCGTGGTCGCCAAGGAGGACTTCGCCGCGATCCGCACCGGCCGTGCGCACCCGGCGATGTTCAACAAGATCGTGGCGGACTACTACGGTGCCATCACCCCCATCAACCAGCTGGCGTCGTTCTCCGTTCCGGAGCCGCGCATGGCCGTGGTGACCCCGTTCGACAAGAGCGCGCTGCGCAACATCGAGCAGGCCATCCGCGACTCGGACCTCGGCGTCAACCCGAGCAACGACGGCAACATCATCCGGGTGGTGTTCCCCGAGCTGACGGAGGAGCGCCGCCGCGAGTACATCAAGGTCGCCAAGAGCAAGGCCGAGGACTCGAAGATCTCGATCCGCTCGGTCCGCCGCAAGGCCAAGGAGACCATCGACAAGCTCGTGAAGGACGGCGAGGTCGGCGAGGACGAGGGCCGCCGCGCCGAGAAGGAGCTCGACGACACCACCGCGAAGTACGTCGCGCAGGTGGACGAGCTGCTCAAGCACAAGGAAGCCGAGCTGCTCGAGGTCTGA
- a CDS encoding phosphatidate cytidylyltransferase, producing the protein MNDSSWGAPAASGRGGPDQGPVPAGPAHDRQQAAQTRPMPIVPDVPSGGFQDGHGRGAAHPSGPLFRDETPHEHPQEPMPSPTPPPPPAPPAPRQKKSAGRDLGAAIGVGVGLGAVIVASLFIWKPAFIGVIAVAVVVGLWELTSRLQERKAIKAPLVPLAVGGAAMVVAGYVRGAEGAWVAMALTALAVLVWRMTEPPEGYLKDVTAGVFAAFYVPFLATFVALLLTADDGPQRVLTFLILTVVSDTGAYAVGWRFGKHKLAPRISPGKTREGLVGAVTFAMAAGALCMEFMIDEGAWWQGLILGLAVAASATLGDLGESMIKRDLGIKDMGTLLPGHGGIMDRLDSLLPTAPVVWLLMALFVGTV; encoded by the coding sequence ATGAACGACTCTTCCTGGGGGGCCCCGGCCGCTTCCGGCCGTGGGGGACCCGACCAGGGGCCCGTCCCGGCGGGTCCCGCACACGATCGGCAGCAGGCGGCGCAGACTCGGCCCATGCCCATCGTGCCCGACGTTCCCTCCGGCGGATTCCAGGACGGTCACGGCCGGGGGGCCGCTCACCCGAGCGGTCCCCTGTTCCGTGACGAGACGCCGCACGAGCACCCGCAGGAGCCCATGCCCAGCCCCACCCCGCCTCCGCCGCCCGCGCCGCCCGCGCCACGGCAGAAGAAGAGCGCGGGGCGTGACCTGGGCGCGGCCATAGGGGTCGGAGTCGGACTCGGCGCGGTCATCGTCGCGTCGCTGTTCATCTGGAAGCCGGCGTTCATCGGGGTCATAGCGGTCGCCGTGGTCGTCGGACTCTGGGAGCTCACCTCACGCCTCCAGGAGCGCAAGGCCATCAAGGCGCCGCTGGTGCCGCTCGCGGTCGGCGGCGCGGCGATGGTCGTCGCCGGCTACGTCCGGGGGGCCGAGGGTGCCTGGGTGGCGATGGCGCTCACGGCGCTCGCGGTGCTCGTCTGGCGGATGACGGAGCCCCCCGAGGGCTACCTGAAGGACGTCACGGCGGGTGTGTTCGCCGCGTTCTACGTGCCGTTCCTCGCGACCTTCGTGGCGCTGCTGCTGACCGCCGACGACGGTCCGCAGCGGGTGCTGACGTTCCTGATCCTGACCGTGGTCAGCGACACCGGGGCGTACGCGGTCGGCTGGCGCTTCGGCAAGCACAAGCTGGCCCCGCGGATCAGCCCCGGCAAGACACGCGAGGGGCTGGTCGGCGCGGTGACGTTCGCGATGGCGGCGGGCGCGCTGTGCATGGAGTTCATGATCGACGAGGGCGCCTGGTGGCAGGGCCTGATCCTCGGTCTGGCGGTGGCGGCGAGCGCGACGCTCGGCGACCTCGGCGAGTCGATGATCAAGCGCGACCTGGGCATCAAGGACATGGGCACGCTGCTGCCGGGCCACGGCGGCATCATGGACCGGCTGGACTCGTTGCTGCCGACGGCGCCGGTGGTGTGGTTGCTGATGGCGTTGTTCGTCGGCACGGTCTGA
- a CDS encoding ABC transporter ATP-binding protein — translation MLSIEDATVRFGERAVLDAVDLEVAEHEIVCVLGPSGSGKSTLLRAVAGLQALDGGRVRLGGADQRGVPTHRRGVGLMFQDHQLFPQRDVGGNVAFGLRMRGAGKAERTERVRELLDLVGLPGAERRSVGALSGGEQQRVALARALAPRPRLLMLDEPLGQLDRGLRERLVVELRQLFGTLGTTVLAVTHDQGEAFVLADRVVVMRDGRIAQTGAPAEVWRRPASEFVARFLGFDNVVAARVTGGVARTVWGKVPVPDGSPEGERRLLVRPGGVRLVAEGPLWTVESRTFRGSQVVVRLRPAEGPALEAEIPLREAPEEGAGVGVEFRVEDVVVLGDDTP, via the coding sequence ATGCTTTCGATCGAGGACGCGACCGTACGGTTCGGGGAGCGGGCCGTGCTGGACGCCGTGGACCTGGAGGTGGCCGAGCACGAGATCGTGTGCGTGCTCGGTCCCAGCGGCAGCGGCAAGTCGACGCTGCTGCGGGCCGTGGCAGGGCTCCAGGCGCTGGACGGCGGGCGGGTGCGGCTCGGCGGCGCCGACCAGCGCGGGGTGCCGACGCACCGGCGCGGTGTCGGCCTGATGTTCCAGGACCACCAGCTGTTCCCGCAGCGGGACGTCGGCGGCAACGTCGCCTTCGGGCTGCGGATGCGGGGGGCGGGGAAGGCCGAGCGGACGGAGCGGGTGCGGGAGCTTCTCGACCTCGTCGGGCTGCCGGGCGCCGAACGGCGGTCCGTCGGCGCGCTCTCCGGCGGTGAGCAGCAGCGGGTGGCGCTGGCCCGCGCGCTGGCACCCCGGCCGCGGCTGCTGATGCTGGACGAGCCTCTCGGACAGCTGGACCGGGGGCTGCGGGAGCGGCTCGTGGTGGAGCTGCGGCAGCTTTTCGGGACTCTGGGGACGACGGTGCTCGCGGTGACCCATGACCAGGGTGAGGCGTTCGTGCTCGCCGACCGGGTGGTGGTCATGCGGGACGGGCGGATCGCTCAGACGGGTGCGCCGGCCGAGGTGTGGCGGCGGCCCGCTTCGGAGTTCGTGGCGCGGTTCCTGGGTTTCGACAACGTGGTGGCGGCGCGGGTCACGGGCGGGGTCGCGCGGACCGTGTGGGGGAAGGTGCCGGTGCCGGACGGCTCGCCGGAGGGGGAGCGGCGGCTGCTGGTCCGGCCGGGTGGTGTGCGGCTGGTGGCGGAGGGTCCGCTCTGGACGGTGGAGTCCCGGACGTTCCGGGGGAGTCAGGTCGTGGTACGGCTCCGTCCGGCCGAGGGGCCCGCCCTTGAGGCGGAGATCCCGCTGCGGGAGGCGCCGGAGGAGGGCGCCGGGGTGGGTGTGGAGTTCCGGGTGGAGGACGTGGTGGTGCTCGGGGACGACACCCCGTAG
- the rpsB gene encoding 30S ribosomal protein S2, with translation MAVVTMRELLESGVHFGHQTRRWNPKMKRFIFTERNGIYIIDLLQSLSYIDRAFEFVKETVAHGGSIMFVGTKKQAQEAIAEQATRVGMPYVNQRWLGGMLTNFSTVYKRLQRLKELEQIDFEDVAASGLTKKELLVLSREKAKLEKTLGGIREMSKVPSAVWIVDTKKEHIAVGEARKLKIPVVAILDTNCDPDEVDYKIPGNDDAIRSVTLLTRVIADAVAEGLIARSGAATGDSKPGEKAAGEPLAEWERDLLEGEKKADDAEVQTSAETEKVADAEAAEATEAVAEVAEVAEVVEAEAPAADAEQA, from the coding sequence ATGGCCGTCGTCACGATGCGGGAGCTGCTGGAGAGCGGCGTCCACTTCGGTCACCAGACCCGTCGCTGGAACCCGAAGATGAAGCGCTTCATCTTCACCGAGCGCAACGGCATCTACATCATCGACCTGCTCCAGTCGCTGTCGTACATCGACCGCGCCTTCGAGTTCGTCAAGGAGACCGTCGCCCACGGCGGCTCCATCATGTTCGTCGGTACGAAGAAGCAGGCCCAGGAGGCCATCGCCGAGCAGGCGACGCGTGTCGGCATGCCGTACGTCAACCAGCGTTGGCTCGGTGGCATGCTCACCAACTTCTCCACCGTCTACAAGCGTCTGCAGCGCCTCAAGGAGCTCGAGCAGATCGACTTCGAGGACGTCGCCGCTTCTGGTCTCACCAAGAAGGAGCTTCTCGTGCTCTCGCGCGAGAAGGCCAAGCTGGAGAAGACCCTCGGTGGTATCCGCGAGATGTCCAAGGTTCCCAGCGCCGTCTGGATCGTGGACACCAAGAAGGAGCACATCGCCGTCGGCGAGGCTCGCAAGCTGAAGATCCCGGTCGTCGCGATCCTCGACACCAACTGTGACCCCGACGAGGTCGACTACAAGATCCCGGGCAACGACGACGCGATCCGCTCCGTCACCCTGCTCACCCGCGTGATCGCCGACGCCGTCGCCGAGGGCCTCATCGCCCGCTCCGGCGCCGCGACCGGCGACTCGAAGCCGGGCGAGAAGGCCGCCGGCGAGCCCCTCGCCGAGTGGGAGCGCGACCTGCTCGAGGGTGAGAAGAAGGCCGACGACGCCGAGGTCCAGACCTCCGCCGAGACCGAGAAGGTCGCGGACGCCGAGGCTGCCGAGGCCACCGAGGCCGTCGCCGAGGTCGCCGAGGTCGCCGAGGTCGTCGAGGCCGAGGCTCCGGCCGCGGACGCCGAGCAGGCCTGA
- a CDS encoding ABC transporter permease, which yields MALPVAFFAVFFAWPVVSIVDRGLRPDGAWRFGRIGETLSRPDILDVLGFTAWQALASTALTLLVALPGAYVFARFDFPGKGVLRAVVTVPFVLPTVLVGTAFLALVGRNGLTDELWGLRLDTGVWAILLAHVFFNYAVVVRTVGGLWSQLDPRQEEAARVLGASRWTAWRTVTLPALVPAVSAAALMVFLFTFTSFGVVQILGGDAYSTLEAEIYRQTARLLDLPTAAVLTLVQFAAVGAILAVHAWTVRRRESALRLVSPERTARRPRGFGQWALLGGVLVSVALLILLPLGVLVERSFAGPDGYGLRYYRALGSLDESGTFLVPPLEAIGNSLRYAVVATAIAVLIGGLAAAALTRRAGRLVRGFDALLMLPLGVSAVTVGFGFLITLDEPPFDLRSSWILVPLAQALVGVPFVVRTMLPVLRAVDERLREAAAVLGASPWRAWREVDLPLVRRALLIAAGFAFAVSLGEFGATVFIARPDSPTLPVAVARLLGRPGELNYGQAMALSTILMVVCAVSLLLLERLRTDRTSGEF from the coding sequence ATGGCCCTGCCCGTCGCGTTCTTCGCCGTGTTCTTCGCCTGGCCCGTCGTGTCGATCGTCGACCGGGGGCTGCGGCCCGACGGGGCCTGGCGGTTCGGCCGGATCGGCGAGACGCTGAGCCGGCCGGACATCCTGGACGTGCTCGGCTTCACGGCCTGGCAGGCGCTGGCGTCGACGGCGCTGACTCTGCTGGTCGCGCTGCCGGGGGCGTATGTCTTCGCGCGGTTCGACTTCCCGGGCAAGGGTGTTCTGCGGGCCGTGGTCACGGTGCCGTTCGTGCTGCCGACGGTGCTGGTCGGTACGGCGTTCCTCGCGCTGGTCGGCCGGAACGGTCTGACGGACGAGCTGTGGGGCCTGCGGCTCGACACCGGTGTGTGGGCGATCCTGCTGGCGCATGTGTTCTTCAACTACGCGGTCGTCGTCCGGACCGTCGGCGGGCTGTGGTCCCAGCTCGACCCCCGGCAGGAAGAGGCCGCCCGGGTCCTCGGCGCCTCGCGCTGGACGGCCTGGCGGACGGTGACGCTGCCCGCGCTGGTGCCGGCGGTGTCGGCGGCCGCCCTGATGGTCTTCCTCTTCACGTTCACCTCCTTCGGCGTCGTACAGATCCTCGGCGGGGACGCGTACTCCACCCTGGAGGCGGAGATCTACCGGCAGACCGCGCGGCTGCTCGACCTGCCGACGGCCGCCGTGCTCACCCTGGTCCAGTTCGCGGCGGTCGGCGCGATCCTGGCCGTGCACGCGTGGACGGTACGGCGACGGGAGAGCGCCCTGCGGCTGGTGTCCCCGGAGCGGACCGCGCGCCGGCCGCGCGGCTTCGGGCAGTGGGCGCTGCTCGGCGGGGTCCTGGTGTCGGTGGCGCTGCTGATCCTGCTGCCGTTGGGGGTGCTCGTGGAGCGCTCCTTCGCGGGACCCGACGGGTACGGGCTGCGGTACTACCGGGCGCTCGGTTCGCTGGACGAGTCCGGCACCTTCCTCGTACCGCCGCTGGAGGCGATCGGGAACTCGCTGCGGTACGCGGTGGTCGCCACGGCCATCGCGGTGCTGATCGGCGGACTCGCGGCGGCGGCGCTGACCAGGCGGGCGGGGCGGCTGGTGCGGGGCTTCGACGCGCTGCTGATGCTGCCGCTCGGGGTCTCGGCCGTCACCGTCGGCTTCGGGTTCCTCATCACGCTGGACGAGCCGCCGTTCGATCTGCGGTCCAGCTGGATCCTCGTGCCGCTCGCGCAGGCCCTGGTCGGTGTTCCCTTCGTGGTGCGGACGATGCTGCCGGTGCTGCGGGCGGTGGACGAGCGGCTGCGGGAGGCGGCGGCCGTGCTCGGTGCCTCGCCGTGGCGGGCCTGGCGGGAGGTGGACCTGCCGCTGGTGCGGCGGGCGCTGCTGATCGCCGCCGGGTTCGCCTTCGCCGTCTCGCTGGGCGAGTTCGGTGCGACCGTCTTCATCGCCCGCCCGGACAGCCCGACGCTGCCGGTGGCGGTGGCCCGGCTCCTCGGCCGGCCCGGCGAACTCAACTACGGCCAGGCGATGGCCCTCTCGACGATCCTGATGGTGGTGTGCGCGGTGTCCCTGCTGCTGCTGGAACGGCTCCGGACCGACCGGACCTCCGGGGAGTTCTGA